From the Hordeum vulgare subsp. vulgare chromosome 1H, MorexV3_pseudomolecules_assembly, whole genome shotgun sequence genome, the window AGCCGAGTTTCGGGTGCTTGCGTCTGCGACTACACTTCCACGAGCGTAGGAGGGCGCCCACCGCAGCacctggcggcattgctacccccccCTCCCCATGTACCCCGTCCCGTCTAATCCTTATATAGTCGACCGCCGGATCTAACCCTTTCACTTCCGCGGGACGGGGTTTGATCGGGTTTTATAGCATGGACTATATATAACCTCGACATAGGGACAAGTTTTTTAAAAAACTGAATGTACGCGATGGTTAATCAAAATAAAGAAATATAGGGAAAAGATTTAAAAAAAAGGACCTACGCCGACGGTTACACCGTCGGcataccaaaataaaaaaatatatataggtATGCCGACAGTTAAACCGTCGGCATAtcgaaataaaaatatatatatgtatgccGACGTTTAAACCGTCGGCGTAGTCAAAATTGGTATGCCCGAGGCCTGTTGCTTCCTCGGATTGATGACGTAGTATGAACCGCGGATCGATGGCGTGGAGCATCAGAGCTATGCCGACGGTGTCCGTTAGGGCCGTCGGCATATCTTTCACGGCGTCAAACGGTCGTTGGCCGTCGAGTAGTCGGGCCCGCGGATACACCGACGGGTCTGCTATGCCTACGGCCGCCGTCGGCATAAAGAGATCTATGCCAACGGCCTTTATACGCCGACGGTGGCCGTCGGCGTAGGTGAAGGTACACCGACGGTGTTTTGTACGCCGACGGTTGTCGCAGGCCGTCGGCATAGGGTCACATATGCCTACGGGGGCCGTCGGCATAGATTAGGCCGTCGGCAACTGGCTTTATTCTGTTAGTGAAATGTAGCAAAAAAAAATAACGCTTGCAAcaaatatgacgctggttgcaacaatttaaacgaaaaaatgttgcatgccgaGTCAACGGGCGCGCGCGGTCGCGTGCGACCGGCCGAACGGTTCGGCTGGCGCACCGGCCAGAAACGTTTCCCTTCTGCATAACCGTCTGTGTCTTAGTGAGTAGACCGGTCATTTTTCACAAGCCATTGACTCCACCAGAACCTTTATTTGAAACTCCGTCCAGGGCCTCTCTTGTCCTTGTCTTAATTAGATTTCGAGTTTCTGGATAGAAATTATTTAAGCAGTGTCTATAGCATATTGTGGCAACGTATGGTTGTACATATACTGTCTGCCAAGTGCCAACGCAAACTGAAGCAGCACAAGCACACTGCATCGATCATGGCGCTGCCGGGGCAGAGCACCGATGACCAGGCCATGCTGGGCGCCGAGCACGAGCTCTGGAGAACCACATTCTCCTACATCAAGTCCATGGCGCTCAAGTCGGCTCTGGACCTCCGCCTCGCTGACGCCATCCACCACCACGGCGGCGCCGCCACCCTCCCCCAGATAGTCGCCAGGGTCATGGTGCACCCCTCCAAGATCCCCTGCCTGCGCCGCCTCATGCGCACGCTCACCGTCTCGGGCGTCTTCAGCGTTCAGCAGCAGGACGTCGTCCCGGCTGACTACTCCGTGAGCAACGGCAACGGCGCCGTCGTCGATCCCTTGTACACTCTTACGCCGGTGTCACGCCTCCTCGTCGGCTCGCAGAACTCGGCTTCCATCATGGCTTTCGTGCTCAGCCCCGTCCTCGTCACCCCTTTCCTTGGGATCGGCGCGTGGTTCCAGCACGCACTGCCGGAcccctgcttcttcgaggaggcgCACGGCGAGGCGTTGTGGGAGATGTCCGAGCACGACGTGGCATTGGACACGCTGATCAACAGCGCCATGGTCTCCGACAGCCGCTTCATCGTGGACATCGCCGTCAGGGAGAGCGGCGACGTTTTCCGTGGGATAAGCTCCCTGGTGGACGTCGGCGGAGGCCTAGGCGCGGCGGCCCAAGTCATCTCGGAGGCGTTCCCGCACGTGGAGTGCAGCGTgttggagcttgagcacgtcgtCAGCAAGGCGCCGACCGGCACCGGCGTCAAGTACGTCGCCGGCGACATGTTCCAGAGCGTTCCACCGGCAGACGCCGTCTTCCTCAAGGTACGTACGTACATGCTGCTTCTGCTTGGACCTTGGTCAAGAAACATCCACATCAGACTAATTAAGCATCTTGTCAATGTTCAACGTTATATCTCCATCATGCATGTTTGTTGTCTTCAGTCGGTTCTTCATGACTGGGACGACGAGAAGTGTGTCAAAATACTGAAGACTTGCAGGAAAGCCatccctccaagagaggcaggagGAAAGGTGATAATCGTCGATATAGTGGTCGGAGCAGACAAGAAGCACGGGGAGGTGCATGCCTTGCTCGATCTGTACATCATGTTTATCGACGGCATTGAGCGAGATGAGCAAGAGTGGAGCAAGATCTTCCTAGAAGCTGGTTTTAGCGACTACAAGATTATACCGGTTCTAGGGTTCCGGTCGATCATCGAGGTCTATCCATGAGACATTTGACGATTACGTGCTTGCGTGCTTCCCGTGCGTGCGAACGAAAATTCAGACCTTGACAATAGGTTGGGTGATACATTTTCTATCTATGATTGGGCCGATGGAAACTATGGAGATATTAATAAAGTGGAAGGATCGATGCTATCCCTCCTAGAAATGTTGAGCCAGGTGATAATCCTAGATATGGTGATTTTATCCCAGGACAAACAAGATCGTTGCAAGAGATACGTTTTATTTTGAGAGAATGGCGTTTTGGCttccgggagccatggaggcctttatttttaaaaaattcaaatttaaatatttatggttcaaaaaattctgaaacaaatatgcatgtatgtaaggatgtaaccgacatgtgtgtaaaatttcaggtcaaaatactttaaaacgtgatctgtacaaaaaagacaaattcatggtctgaaatgatgaatagtaacatgtgttaaacagcctcagatttgtcttttttgcacagccctcattttaacgtattttgttctgaaaatttacacacttgtctattataccttcattta encodes:
- the LOC123416281 gene encoding O-methyltransferase ZRP4-like, with the protein product MVVHILSAKCQRKLKQHKHTASIMALPGQSTDDQAMLGAEHELWRTTFSYIKSMALKSALDLRLADAIHHHGGAATLPQIVARVMVHPSKIPCLRRLMRTLTVSGVFSVQQQDVVPADYSVSNGNGAVVDPLYTLTPVSRLLVGSQNSASIMAFVLSPVLVTPFLGIGAWFQHALPDPCFFEEAHGEALWEMSEHDVALDTLINSAMVSDSRFIVDIAVRESGDVFRGISSLVDVGGGLGAAAQVISEAFPHVECSVLELEHVVSKAPTGTGVKYVAGDMFQSVPPADAVFLKSVLHDWDDEKCVKILKTCRKAIPPREAGGKVIIVDIVVGADKKHGEVHALLDLYIMFIDGIERDEQEWSKIFLEAGFSDYKIIPVLGFRSIIEVYP